The following proteins are encoded in a genomic region of Drosophila willistoni isolate 14030-0811.24 chromosome 3R, UCI_dwil_1.1, whole genome shotgun sequence:
- the LOC6650362 gene encoding GPALPP motifs-containing protein 1 isoform X2: protein MSSDSSSSDESDQQQRKRNQETSRDKDKKHKKSKKHKKEKRRHKEKKRSRRDEDESRVESPRNVSLPNVNCVEDAFGPALPPHLVKSEPPQHVIGPVMPSDLIQKTSDAQSPTDQDNDDDGAATFGPMPNVSQVELEERALTLKLSVLEGNGLEGSTALDQDQREEWMLELPDVGLKGGLAALNNMKRTFYQGKERPDFSDRSSWTKTPKSEAASMGTKSISSKELEKMAQAKYDRQRDEEQERMAKKHKKKHKRDESLVELHQKKLRKEQKEKEKALAACGSKSERRPFSRDVDLKLNKIDKNQTKQIVDKAKILNTKFSSGHAKYL from the exons ACAAAAAGCATAAAAAGTCGAAGAAACATAAGAAGGAGAAACGGCGGCACAAGGAAAAGAAACGTAGTAGAAGAGATGAGGACGAATCCCGTGTCGAGAGCCCACGAAATGTTTCCTTGCCTAACGTAAATTGTGTCGAAGATGCCTTCGGTCCTGCCTTGCCACCACACTTGGTTAAATCTGAACCCCCACAGCATGTTATTGGGCCTGTAATGCCCAGCGACCTGATTCAAAAGACATCAGATGCACAATCTCCTACAGATCAGGAtaacgatgatgatggtgCTGCAACTTTTGGTCCAATGCCAAATGTTAGCCAAGTAGAATTAGAGGAAAGGGCGCTTACACTTAAATTGTCTGTTCTAGAGGGCAATGGTCTGGAAGGGTCGACAGCTCTAGATCAGGATCAACGTGAGGAGTGGATGCTTGAGCTCCCTGATGTTGGTTTAAAGGGTGGTCTGGCTGCCCTGAATAACATGAAACGTACCTTCTACCAGGGTAAAGAACGACCTGACTTTAGTGATCGTTCTTCTTGGACAAAAACACCCAAATCTGAAGCTGCATCTATGGGTACCAAATCTATTAGTTCTAAGGAACTTGAAAAGATGGCACAGGCTAAATATGACAGGCAACGCGACGAGGAACAGGAGCGCATGgctaaaaaacataaaaagaaacataagAGAGATGAGTCTCTAGTGGAGTTGCATCAAAAAAAGCTGCGCAAGGAACAGAAGGAAAAG GAAAAGGCATTGGCTGCCTGTGGATCAAAGTCAGAGCGTCGTCCCTTTAGTCGAGATGTAGACTTAAAGCTTAATAAGATTGATAAAAatcaaacgaaacaaattgTGGACAAGGCCAAGATATTGAATACGAAGTTCTCCAGCGGTCATGCTAAATATCTTTAA
- the LOC6650361 gene encoding cyclin-C, with amino-acid sequence MAGNFWQSSHSQQWILDKQDLLRERQHDLLALSEEEYQKVFIFFANVIQVLGEQLKLRQQVIATATVYFKRFYARNSLKNIDPLLLAPTCILLASKVEEFGVISNSRLISICQSAIKTKFSYAYTQEFPYRTNHILECEFYLLENLDCCLIVYQPYRPLLQLVQDMGQEDQLLTLTWRIVNDSLRTDVCLLYPPYQIAIACLQIACVILQKDATKQWFAELNVDLDKVQEIVRAIVNLYEMWKDWKEKDDIQMLLSKLPKPKPPPQR; translated from the exons ATGGCTGGAAACTTTTGGCAGAGCTCGCACTCCCAGCAATGGATACTAGACAAGCAGGACCTACTGCGGGAGCGGCAACATGATTTGCTTGCCCTCAGCGAGGAGGAGTATCAAAAGGTGTTCATCTTCTTTGCCAATGTAATTCAGGTGCTGGGAGAGCAACTAAAATTGCGCCAGCAGGTTATAGCCACAGCGACGGTGTATTTTAAGCGTTTCTATGCTCGCAATTCTCTGAAGAATATAGATCCTTTGCTGCTCGCCCCCACCTGTATTCTGCTGGCTTCCAAGGTGGAGGAATTTGGTGTTATTTCCAACTCTCGGCTGATATCCATATGCCAATCGGCGATTAAGACCAAGTTTAGTTACGCCTACACGCAAGAGTTTCCATACCGCACGAATCATATTCTGGAGTGCGAATTCTATTTACTAGAGAATCTCGATTGCTGCCTCATTGTTTATCAGCCATACAGACCATTGTTGCAACTGGTGCAAGACATGGGACAAGAGGATCAACTGCTCACTCTCACCTGGCGTATTGTAAACGATTCATTGCGCACGGATGTGTGTCTGCTCTATCCGCCGTATCAG ATAGCCATTGCCTGCCTACAAATTGCCTGTGTTATACTTCAGAAAGATGCCACCAAGCAGTGGTTTGCCGAACTTAATGTGGATCTCGACAAGGTGCAAGAGATTGTGCGAGCCATTGTCAACCTTTACGAGATGTGGAAAGACTGGAAGGAGAAGGACGATATACAAATGTTATTGTCTAAACTGCCCAAACCTAAACCGCCTCCTCAACGATGA
- the LOC6650359 gene encoding 2-(3-amino-3-carboxypropyl)histidine synthase subunit 2, giving the protein MTSNDVGSASAFSSSETAALERQTEVQDDQVVSLEQIWNERHKKVSSGWIRQNGYQRICLQFPDDYLPHSNVISESLKAILGSSAKTFILADTTYGSCCVDEIAAAHVEADSVIHFGNACRSKASRLPVLYLYPELPLEVRELINNLIALKAECTEREVCIYLDIGYQHLNEEPNEGDNLCRQLKEALQPKELHVDVYPLPAEDASALKPLSESAGERICVFVGSDNQRFANLSLTTPALQWHIFDGVSHTLSAKNPLTAQYIRRRYYYIEKCKDAQTLGLVVATLTAEGYLDVVARLQSMAKGRGIKTQLLSVGRLNPEKLANFLEIDCFVLIGCPFNNMYNSKDYYKPIVSVFEAEMALNPAWHMKYPESYVTDFKSLLPEGRGFLPFDEEALFQEDQQDVSLVSGRMRGGTSQDDNSASLAVAPRAKMELMTNNTGLSFEDRTWQGLDPALGQTEPAAVQQGLSGIPIKYSHQ; this is encoded by the exons ATGACAAGTAACGACGTAGGATCAGCGTCAGCTTTCTCAAGCTCAGAGACGGCAGCTCTAGAGCGTCAGACGGAAGTGCAGGATGACCAGGTGGTGAGTCTCGAACAGATCTGGAACGAGAGACACAAAAAAGTTAGCAGCGGTTGGATACGGCAAAATGGTTACCAAAGG ATCTGCCTACAGTTTCCGGATGACTATTTGCCCCACAGCAATGTCATCAGTGAAAGTCTGAAGGCGATTTTGGGTTCGAGTGCCAAGACTTTCATTCTGGCAGATACAACATATGGCAGCTGCTGCGTAGACGAAATAGCCGCGGCTCATGTAGAGGCAGACAGTGTAATTCATTTTGGAAATGCTTGCCGTAGCAAAGCCAGCCGGCTGCCTGTCCTGTATCTGTATCCAGAGCTACCATTGGAAGTGCGCGAGCTGATTAATAACCTTATCGCGTTGAAGGCAGAGTGCACAGAACGtgaagtatgtatatatctggATATTGGCTATCAGCATTTAAACGAGGAGCCGAACGAGGGCGACAATCTCTGCAGACAATTAAAGGAAGCACTGCAACCAAAAGAACTCCATGTGGACGTCTATCCATTGCCAGCAGAGGATGCATCTGCTTTAAAACCTCTATCGGAGTCAGCTGGTGAACGCATTTGTGTCTTCGTGGGTTCAGATAATCAACGCTTTGCCAATCTCTCGCTTACCACTCCGGCCTTGCAATGGCACATCTTCGATGGTGTTTCCCATACACTAAGCGCAAAGAATCCATTGACAGCCCAATACATTCGTAGACGCTACTATTATATAGAGAAGTGCAAGGATGCCCAGACATTGGGCTTGGTTGTGGCCACTCTTACAGCAGAGGGATATCTCGATGTGGTGGCCCGACTACAGTCTATGGCTAAGGGACGTGGTATAAAGACACAACTCCTTTCTGTGGGCCGCCTTAATCCAGAGAAGTTGGCCAACTTTTTGGAGATCGATTGTTTTGTTCTCATTGGTTGTCCATTCAATAACATGTATAATTCTAAGGACTATTATAAGCCCATTGTCTCTGTTTTCGAGGCTGAGATGGCTCTAAATCCAGCCTGGCATATGAAGTATCCCGAGTCATATGTGACGGACTTCAAGAGCTTGCTGCCTGAGGGTCGCGGCTTTCTTCCGTTCGACGAGGAGGCTCTGTTTCAAGAAGATCAACAGGATGTTAGTCTCGTAAGTGGCCGGATGAGAGGTGGCACATCTCAGGACGACAATTCCGCTTCTCTGGCTGTTGCACCGCGAGCCAAAATGGAATTGATGACCAATAATACTGGCTTGAGCTTTGAAGATCGCACCTGGCAAGGCTTGGATCCCGCCTTAGGGCAGACAGAGCCCGCCGCCGTGCAGCAAGGCCTTAGTGGCATACCCATTAAGTACTCAcatcaataa
- the LOC6650360 gene encoding mitochondrial-processing peptidase subunit beta gives MALRVLGVTQNMRTFMRGVDLIKRYKSAATLQKTLLNIPATQVTKLDNGLRVASEDSGASTATVGLWIDAGSRSENEKNNGVAHFLEHMAFKGTAKRSQTDLELEVENLGAHLNAYTSREQTVFYAKCLSKDVPKAVEILADIIQNSKLGEGEIARERSVILREMQEVESNLQEVVFDHLHATAYQGTPLGQTILGPTKNIQSIGKSDLTDYIQTHYKASRIVLAGAGGVKHDELVKLATQNLGRLEASLLPPEVTPCRFTGSEVRVRDDSLPLAHVAVAVEGCGWTDQDNIPLMVANTLVGAWDRSQGGGANNASNLARASAEDNLCHSFQSFNTCYKDTGLWGIYFVCDPLQCEDMIFNVQSEWMRLCTMVTEAEVERAKNLLKTNMLLQLDGTTPICEDIGRQILCYNRRIPLHELEQRIDAVNVSNVRDVAMKYIYDRCPAVAAVGPVENLPDYNRIRSSMYWLRV, from the exons ATGGCGTTGCGTGTGCTAGGAGTAACGCAGAATATGCGCACATTTATGCGTGGCGTTGATTTGATCAAG CGCTACAAATCAGCAGCCACTTTGCAGAAGACCCTGCTGAATATACCCGCCACGCAGGTGACCAAGTTGGACAATGGACTGCGCGTAGCTAGCGAGGATTCGGGTGCCTCCACAGCCACCGTTGGCCTCTGGATCGATGCTGGTTCGCGATCGGAGAACGAGAAGAACAACGGTGTGGCCCACTTCTTGGAGCACATGGCTTTCAAG GGCACAGCTAAGCGTTCGCAAACTGACCTGGAACTAGAAGTTGAGAATCTGGGCGCCCATCTGAATGCCTACACATCTCGCGAGCAGACTGTCTTCTATGCCAAGTGCTTGTCAAAGGATGTACCCAAGGCTGTGGAGATTCTGGCCGATATCATTCAGAACTCAAAGCTGGGTGAGGGAGAGATTGCCCGTGAGCGTTCAGTCATTCTTCGCGAGATGCAAGAAGTTGAAAGCAACCTGCAGGAGGTGGTTTTCGATCATTTGCATGCCACCGCCTACCAGGGCACTCCCTTGGGCCAGACCATCTTGGGACCCACTAAAAACATTCAGTCCATTGGCAAATCCGACTTGACCGACTACATTCAAACCCATTACAAGGCCTCGCGCATTGTTCTGGCTGGTGCCGGTGGCGTTAAGCACGACGAACTGGTCAAACTGGCCACCCAGAATTTGGGCCGCCTAGAAGCTAGCCTTTTGCCACCAGAAGTCACACCCTGCCGCTTCACCGGCTCTGAGGTGCGTGTCCGTGATGATTCCCTTCCTCTGGCCCATGTTGCTGTAGCTGTCGAGGGCTGCGGCTGGACCGACCAGGATAATATTCCTTTGATGGTGGCCAACACTTTGGTTGGTGCTTGGGATCGCTCACAGGGCGGTGGCGCCAACAATGCATCCAATTTGGCTCGTGCTAGCGCCGAGGACA ATTTGTGCCACAGCTTCCAGTCGTTCAATACCTGCTACAAGGACACTGGTCTTTGGGGAATCTATTTCGTGTGCGATCCCCTGCAGTGCGAG GACATGATCTTCAATGTGCAGTCCGAATGGATGCGTTTGTGCACCATGGTTACTGAAGCCGAGGTCGAGCGCGCCAAGAACTTGTTGAAGACCAACATGCTGCTGCAATTGGATGGAACCACACCCATTTGTGAGGATATTGGCCGCCAAATTCTGTGCTACAATCGCCGCATCCCTCTACACGAACTGGAGCAGCGTATCGATGCCGTCAATGTGTCGAATGTCCGTGATGTGGCAATGAAATACATCTATGACAGATGCccagctgttgctgctgtcggcCCCGTTGAGAATCTGCCCGACTATAACAGAATTCGCTCCTCCATGTACTGGTTGAGAGTCTAA
- the LOC6650358 gene encoding serine/arginine repetitive matrix protein 2 has translation MVHTGISLNDRFTQMQSQAVKQSRPQRSRSQSRSRRIVNPNVSAANSRLLQEFKRKHTVQTALKLKRRSLRNSAGGGGGDSGASRGPRIGGVKPVRLGPNGRPMRSNNVTHVATMRADLVANARRRSNSSNRPSRSSSQVGGLRQRLGQRRSNVGGAAERVERRRQQQQQQQQPLGRRNRSRSRSRQAQPVRSRSQSRGRERSQSRPRSQSRNRFAGGRNAGGQRRGGAAAAARSSSSGRRVSVKQRLGVRPGQASAGSAAVGKDNRRVPRRGASKLRGVAGGRVEKRRNSSNQAQKGVSASLSGRGRQRGRSAAAAPGAGNSAAASTSRRSRSRTRAAVNAGLATPTNRPIGRGKVANKAANRNGNKNNNNSKRNKNSALVGKAKPRQQVAGAARRGRSRSRANRSDSGKAQPEVKREDLDNELDQYMSTTKSEMDYLLK, from the exons ATGGTTCACACTGGCATATCTCTGAACGATCGCTTCACTCAAATGCAATCGCAAGCTGTGAAGCAATCGCGGCCTCAGCGCAGTCGTTCCCAGAGTCGTTCACGGCGCATTGTGAATCCAAATGTGTCGGCCGCCAATTCGCGCCTATTACAGGAATTCAAACGGAAGCATACCGTGCAGACGGCCCTTAAGTTGAAGCGC AGAAGCCTGCGGAACTCAGCtggcggtggcggcggtgATAGCGGTGCCTCCCGCGGACCTCGCATTGGCGGCGTTAAACCTGTGCGATTAGGCCCAAATGGCAGACCCATGCGTTCCAATAACGTGACACATGTAGCAAC GATGCGTGCCGATTTGGTGGCCAATGCACGGCGTCGCAGCAATAGCTCGAATCGACCATCACGCTCTTCTTCACAGGTCGGCGGTCTACGCCAGCGCTTGGGTCAACGGCGATCTAATGTGGGTGGCGCTGCAGAGCGTGTGGAACGCcgcaggcagcagcagcaacaacagcagcagccattGGGACGTCGCAATCGTTCCCGGTCGCGTTCCCGTCAAGCCCAACCTGTGCGCTCTCGCTCTCAGAGTCGTGGACGTGAACGGTCTCAGAGTCGTCCCCGCTCACAGAGTCGCAATCGTTTTGCTGGCGGTCGTAATGCAGGTGGCCAACGCCGTGGtggcgcagcagcagcagcaagatCGAGTTCGAGTGGACGCCGAGTCTCTGTCAAGCAGCGTCTGGGCGTACGTCCTGGCCAAGCATCTGCAGGATCAGCAGCTGTTGGCAAAGACAATCGCCGTGTTCCACGTCGTGGAGCAAGTAAATTGCGCGGTGTAGCCGGTGGACGTGTTGAGAAACGTCGGAACAGTTCGAACCAGGCCCAGAAGGGTGTATCAGCCTCCCTATCTGGACGTGGACGCCAACGGGGACG atctgctgctgctgctcctgggGCTGGCAACTCTGCTGCTGCCTCGACATCCCGTCGCTCTCGTTCTAGAACTCGCGCTGCGGTTAATGCTGGTTTGGCTACACCAACTAATAGGCCAATAGGTCGTGGCAAAGTGGCCAATAAGGCTGCCAACAGAAACGGTAacaagaataacaacaacagcaagagGAACAAAAATTCGGCGCTGGTTGGCAAGGCAAAACCGCGTCAGCAAGTGGCAGGTGCTGCTCGCCGCGGACGCAGTCGTAGTCGTGCTAATCGCAGTGATTCAG GCAAGGCGCAGCCGGAAGTGAAGCGTGAAGATCTGGATAACGAACTTGACCAATATATGTCCACCACAAAATCAGAAATGGACTACTTACTCAAGTAG